TAAGTTTTGTTTTGTGCTCCTTATTTGATGAAACTCTCAAAACAAACATATTATAACAAGGTTGTGATCGTAATTCAGAGTTAATTGTTAGGCTGATGACTCCAGGCTTGTTTTGCTTCAGCAGAAGTTGTGTGTTTTAATTCAGTAATGCTATATATACAGACTTGCTTGTGTTCTGCAATCCGTAGCTCCCTTTGGACATGATGTTTCTTCTTAACAGCTGACCTAACAACTTTATGTGCTTGTACGGTCGTACCTGCCATGCACAAGACTGAACAGCCGGAGAATTCTTTCCATACCTAAACCTTGAGCAGATATAGACTCGGGAAGTGCAAACACATGAGACGGAAGTGCAGAGAAGTAGATGACCCAACTTGTTGCAAAGTGCCGGAGTCTCTCCACAGGCTACATGTTGCACCCTATAAGTAGCACGCATCATCTGCAATCTCTCCCACATCCAAACCGCCACTTCTAGATCTAGCTAGTGTTGCACACATTCCATCAATATGGCTCTGAAAAATAGCGCTTTCTTCCTTCTTGGTCTGCTTCTCTACTGTGTCGCCATGAGCGGCGCGGCCAGAATCTTGGAGGAGACTGCTCCCACCAAGGGTGAGGAGCACAAGCCTGAGCTGCCACCACTGCCCAAGGTGGAGCTGCCGCCGTTCCCGGAGGTGCACTTGCCACCTAAGCCTGAGCTTCCTAAGATGGAGCTACCATCGTTTCCGGAGGTGCACCTGCCACCTAAGCCCGAGTTTCCTAAAGTGGAGCTGCCACCTAAGCCTGAGCTCCCAAAGGTAGAGCTGCCAACGTTCCCGGAGGTGCACCTACCACCCAAGCCGGAGATGCCCAAGGTGGAGCTGCCACCAAAGCCAGAGTTGCCGACCATCCCCGAGTTCCACTTCCCAGAGCCGGAAGCTAAGCCATGAGAACTGCGTTCTCAGTATTGTTATCTCGTGTTCTCCCATGTAATTGTTGTTGTGTCGTGTTGTTGACGTGTTTGTTTAGTCCTGGTTGTGCGTGACATGGTTTATATATTTGTTACTCCATATATGAGGACTGATACATTAATACTTTAATCTTTCTCTTATCAGAATACTTTGAAAATATGCATGATTCCTTCAGTTTACGGTTTTCACCACAAGCTTTAGCTTGGTTTGTATGGGTCATTTTTCCCATCGACAAATCATAGAAGCCTATATATAATCTTTTTTGTTCTGTTTTCTGAACTTGGGCTTGTATTCATTAGTAAATAGTTTTGGTTACAATCACGGTCGGTAAGCTCCATCATGCAGGACGGAACATAACCTAGCAACACTTGCCCACTAAACGCGCTACAACGTTACTTTACAAGATGATGCGCAGCTTTATTACATGAGCGATTAATTTTTGAGAAAACATAAGTAGGTAATCACTTAGTAGGTTCCTGATCTCTTCTAGAGTACTGGATATAGCAGGCTTGCCCGTTTCCATCAGGTTGACTTCTGAAACCAGGGCAGCAGAACCATTTTCAAATTAAATTGGACCACCATAGTTTGCAAGGATAGCTTGTAAAGCAAGGATACCTGCATTATTTCGGCATTTCTGCAATGAGGAATATTCTCCAGGCTGAAAGAATTACCATTCCTTATCGTCTCGTAGTACAGTGGCCTAAGAACCTGAATTTAGTTCTTCTCTGAAACCCGCTTCAAAGTTGAGTTTCGCCAGTAGTCTTGAGAGGGGCTCTCCCTTGACCGGGCCGTACATGGCTGCGCCGCCAGATTAGCTGGCCGGTTTGTGTCTTGGCTGGCGCCGGAGTAGTCTAGGAGTAGTTTAGGGTTAGTTTTGTTGTTGTGTTTGGCTTGATGCCGCGTCTTGGGCCTCTGTCCGTAGAGAAGGTGGTGCTGCGATCTGCCGCCAGATCTGCAGCTTAGGCTCGCTGCTGCTGGTGCTTGGGTTCCTCTGGATGGAGCTCGGCGGAGGCAGGAGTGAGGCCATCTTCATCAATAAGCTGCTGGCGGAGGATCTTGTCCATGAGCCTGGAAATCAAGACTGGGAAGCTcccctggccggccatggtggcgagggggAGAGCCGAGGAGTCTTGGTGAGATCGACTGCGTCTTTTCGCCCGGCCGACCTTGGTGGCGAGGAGGCGAGAAGCGGTGGTTGGTCGGTCTTCGCTCCTGGATCCAGATCCAAGTTCTGCGACGAGTACGGCGTCGGCAGGAGGCGTTCCATGGCTTCCTTCTCTCTATCCCGCCATGGAGGTGTGGGGAGTGAAGGAGATGGAGCTGCGGCCTGCTTCAACCTGCGCTGGTCTCTGCTGAAGAGgtgctacttcgacgagctcatccACGCGAAGGGCAATCTTGCCTCAGCGATCTTCTGCTGGCAGGGCGGCGAATCTTCAACCTCCTTCATGGAGGCTCCTCTCCGCTCATGCTGCTGGAGCTCGACGCCTCCAAGccaccaagtggttcgtccccggtggTTTGCAGGTGGCCAGTGGCGGCTGTTCTTCGCCGGAAGGGGGCGTACGAGCGTTCCATCCTTGTTCCTCGGTGGCGACGCCTGGAGGACGCCGGCGATCGGGGGACCCAAGGATGTGATTGCTTTTTCTTCTGTCTTGTTAGGGTGTTTTTCACAAAAATGCAGGCCTTATCCTCAAATAATAGGTTCTTTAGAGCGAGTTTATGTCTGGGCCTGTATGTAATTTGTACCTACCACGTGGTGATGAAATGAGAATTCCACCAGGGTCTCTAGACCCCTCTTGTGTGTTCAAAAAAATTGAGTTTCGTCTATTCTTCTAATGGTTCCTCCAGCAGTCATTTAGCTTTATTTGCTTGGTCACCCCTACTAGTCGGTTGGAACAGCGTAGATTGCGTTCCTTTTCGATTTATCATAACTTCTATGTCTCTATTATCCTGCATAGCATAGAAATACGATTGGGAAAAAAATGCAGACTGCTCAACACCACACTTACAGTCTCCTAAAATAATGTCGTGGGATCTAAGAACAGCAGTAAGATTCAATTAATCTCATTGGTTTCACACATCAATGCATAGTCGTGCCGTTGATGATTTTGCTGCTGCTGCAGTGGCATCTGCTTCTGTCAACTCACACAGCAAAAAGGTAATTTTTCGTTTTGCGTTACCTTTTGCATACTTCTCGGAAAAATGAGATGCTTAACTTAATTGTATGGCTGTAGATTCTTTGTGCCGATTGGTGGAAAGGGGACAGTGTAATAGAATTGTAACCATAAGTGGTGGAGGTGTTTCCCAGCTGTGTCTCTCATCAGGCCATAAAATAGTGATGAAGATTCCCTCCCACATGTTGTGCTATCAAGGTTTTAACTTCTCAAAATTTCAATCTTATTAAAGAAGCCAAATTTGTAACCTTCTACATCCTGCATAACTTGCCTTAGCTTCACTCCCGTGTTGAACTCCTTGCATGTTTTGCAGCTAATAGCAGTTCTGATCATCTAGATTATATTTGTTGGCAAGACATCCCTAGAAGTCGAACCATGCCAATTAGGGTTGAAAACGTATGTACCTTGTGTCAGATCAAGATACCATGTGAAGCTGTTACACTTAGTGCCAGCGGTTTCACATAAGTAATTCCACATTAGGGAGCACCACATTTTGCAATTAAGTTTTGTTTTGTGCTCCTTATTTGATGGAACTCTCAAAACAAACATATTATAACAATGTTGTGATCGTAATTCAGAGTTAATTGTTAGGCTGATAACTCCAGGCTAGTTTTGCTTCAGCAGAAGTTGTGTGTTTTAATTCAGTAATGCTATATATACAGACTTGCTTGTGTTAATCCGTAGCTCCCTTTGAACATGATGTTCCTTCTTAACAGCTGACCTAATTAACAACTTTATGTGCTTGTACGGTCGTACCTGCCATGCGCAAGACTGAACAGCCGGAGAACGCTTTCCTCACCTAAACCTTGAGCAGATATAGACTCGGGAGGTGCACACACATGAGACGGAAGTGCAGAGAAGTAGATGACCCAACTTGTTGCAAAGCGCCGGAGTCTCTCCACAGGCTACATGTTGCACCCTATAAGTAGCACGCATCATCTGCAATCTCTCCCACATCCAAACCGCCACTGCTAGAGCTAGCTACTGTTGCACACAGTTCATCAATATGGCTCTGAAAAATAGCGCTTTCTTCCTCCTTGGTCTGCTTCTCTACTGTGTCACCATGAGCGGGGCGGCAAGAATCTTGGAGGAGACTGCTCCTACCAAGGGTGAGGAGCACAAGCCTGAGCTGCCACCACTGCCCAAGGTGGAGCTGCCGCCATTCCCCGAGGTGCACTTGCCACCTAAGCCCGAGCTGCCCAAGGTGGAGCTGCCGCCATTCCCCGAGGTGCACTTGCCACCTAAGCCCGAGCTGCCCAAGGTGGAGCTGCCAACGTTCCCGGAGGTGCACCTGCCACCCAAGACGGAGATGCCCAAAGTCGAGCTGCCACCTAAGCCAGAGCTGCCCAAGGTGGAGTTGCCAACGTTCCCGGAGGTACACCTGCCACCCAAGCCCGAGATGCCCAAGGTGGAGCTGCCACCGAAGCCAGAGTTGCCCACCATTCCCGAGTTCCACTTCCCGGAGCCGGAAGCTAAGCCATGAGAACTGCGTTCTCAGTATTGTTATCTCGCGTTCTCAGCTCACCCATATACCTGTTGCCTCGTGTCTGTGTTGTTGATGTGTGTTTAGTCGTGGTTTTCAGCGAATATTGTGCGTGATGTGGTTATATATTTGGTATATACGAGGACTCTTTTGTTCTTACTGTTATCTTTCTCTCATAAGAATACTTCGAAAATATGCATGTTTCCTTCAATGTGCGGTTTTCAGCACAAGCTTTAGCTTAGTTTGTCTGGGTCATTTTTCCATCGAAAAATCATAGATGCCTATATATAATCTTGGTTGTTCAGTTTTTTGAACTTGTGCTTGTATTCATTGATAAATAGAGTTTTGGTTACAATTATGGTCGGTAAACTCCATCACGCAGGACGGAACAGAAGCTAGCAACGCTTACCCACTAAATGCGCTACGATCCAATTTAGCAAAGATCACGCACAGCTTCATTACAAGAGTGATTAATTACTGAGAAAACATAAGTAGGGAATAACCGGAGTAGGTTTTTGATATCCTTTACAGTACTTGATATAGCAGAGTTGCTCGTTTGCATCAGGTTGACTTCAGAAACCAGTTCAGCACAACCATTTTAAACATGAATTAGACCACCATAGTTTGGAAGGACAGCTTGTAAAGCAAGGAGACCGGCAATAGTTTCAGCACGCTCGGAATTTTTGCAATGATAAATGTTTCCCCGGGCTGAAAGAATTACCATTCCTTCATTGTCTCGTAGTACAAAGAACCTGAATTTAGCTCTTCATTAAAAACTGCAGCATTCAAATTTCTAAGCATCCTTCCCTTACGATGGTTTCCTCCAGCAGTCAAACTTGTAACCATCTACATCCTGCATAACTTGCCTTAGATTCACTCCCCCGTTGAACTCCTTTGCATGTTTTGCAGCTAACAGCAGTTCAGTCCAGATTATATTGGTTGACAAGACATCCTTAAAACCCAAACCATGCCAGTTAAGTTTTTAGAAACATCTGCACCCTACGTTAGATCAACATATCATGTGAAGCTGATACACTTAGTGCCAGCGGTCGTGCATAGCTGTGAGAGTGGACTTTCAGAGCAGAAGCTTGGTGCGCACCCGTATCCAGACCGTCTATACTGTATCAAAATCTGTGCGAGTTCTTTTTTCCCCTCTCAAACAATTTCTCATTTTTGTATCTCTCACACCACACATTGTTTGAACTTGAAAATTTGCATATCACTTACATAAATATTATATTGTGGGAAAAATATTTGGAATTTTTATGTCAATAGCTATATATATATTTCaggaatttattttgaatttttaataatttaaaatttaaatttgcacAAAAATTCCAACCTATTTTTCCTCCATTATATTTGTTATTTTTGAGTGACTTACAAAAAATATAATCAAAAGATTATATAATTtgagagaaacaaaaaaaaagacaaaaaatgaGAAGGTGCATGGAGCGCACCTACTCCATTCATGTTTTCCCGTTGTGCATAAGTAGGTCCACATTAGGGATCACCGCATTTTGCAATCAAGTTTTGTtttgtgttatttattgaaacTATCGAAACTAGCATATGTTATGATCGCAATTCCGAGTTAATTGTCAGGCTCCAAGCTGGTTTTTCTTCAGCAAAAAAATGTCTATTTTACTTCAGTAATGCTATTTACAGGCTTGCTTGTATTCTACAATCTGTCGCGTCCTTTGACACAATATTTAGTCTTAACAGCTGACCTAACAAGTGTATGTGTTTGCAGGGTCGTACCTGCGCACCGCACGTCGTCAGTGTCGTCAACTGCAGCCTGAGAACTCTTTGCTCAGCTAAACGTTGAGACTCCAGGAAGAAGTCGAAACTGTATCGCTCCGCGCCGCCCCCGCGGCGACAGGGGCGACTCTCTCCTCCCCTCCCCCTCAGGCCGTCCTCACCACCTCTCctcgctgccgccgccggcgagagccgccgggcaaagcccgcgtggtgccggcggcggtggCTGTCCCCTTCCCGCGCTTGGCAAGGGTCTCGCGGGGCGGCCCTTCCCGGCGTCGGTGCGCTTCCTCCGGCCGGCGAGGGAGGCGCCGTCGGAGCCTGGCGGAGTGGCGGCTCGGCACGGTGACCTTGGTCGCCGGTGGCCGGCGCGTCCCGAAGCTGGTGCGGCCGTGGCCATGGGGGGCGGCggcgggcccagatctgggcatGCGGGCCTAGGTTTGGGCCGCATCTGGGCTGTCTCGGCCCTGAACTGCCCATATGCATCTCGAGCTGGATCCTGCTAGGGTGCAGGCCAGTTCCCCTGCTTGTTCTGGTCGAGGCCGGCGCACGGCAGCTCCGGTGACGCGGCCCGGGCTGGTCCTTGGCACCTTGGTCCGGTACAAGCGTCTGGTGGTCTCGGTAGGGGCAGGGACACCATGGCCTCTCTCGGGTTTGGCTCCGGCCTGAGAGATCTTGAGCTCTGGGATGGTAGGGCAGCGCTTCACTGGCTTGGTGGCGACTTGTTGCTGCCGCTTGCTTGTTTCCCTACGACCAGTGGTGACGACCGCGGGGGCGGCGCGTCACGGAGCTGCTCCTGTAGGACTGTTTTGGTTACCCTGGGTTTGGCCTGCAGGGACGCTAGCTGGCTCGATGGTGTGTCCGCGAAAGCACCGCAAGGCTTCGGCCactgccggcgacgacgacgtctATGGATGCCGTTCACCTCCTTGGAGGCGTGGCCATGATGCACTTCTTGCTGCTAGTTGTCGCCCCGGTGCACTATCTGCTGCTCTGCTGACTTGCGGGTTCCCCGAGGTCCTCCTCGGAATCTCTACTCGTCAATTCCCTGTGTCTCGTTGTGACCAGCTTCATATAAACGGTGTGCCTCCGGCTTTGCGCGGCCGCTCTCAAGCCTAGGGTGGCTGTCGGAGTTTGCGTCATGGCACGGGGGGCACCGGTGGTTCTCAATAGCTGGTGACTGTCTTGATGGCAGGTGCATTGACTTAGGTCTTCCGTGGGGTGGGTGTTGAAGCTTCCGCGAAAGCTTTGCACAGCTCCCCTGTGCCGACAACGGCGACGCTCGCGAGCGCCGTTTCCCTTCCTGAAGGCGTTGTCGTGAAGTTTCCCCCTGTGAACTCTGGAGGCTCGTTTGTTCACTAGCGCAGTTAGCTAGTCCCCCCGGGTGTCGATGGTCCTCTGTCTGGCGGCTTAGTGTGGTACCTCAGTTTTGGGGCAGCTTCATGGAGTGGCGGCTCGTTGCTTGTTTCTCAGGCGGAGCTGTCGGTGCTTAGTTGTAGTCTTGGGCGTGTTTGTGGATCCTGTAGTTTGGAGCCTTGCTCCGCTCTGCCTGATCTTTTCTTGGTTAGGCTATAGCTTTGCACCACATGTGCTTGTATCTCTAGCTGGCAACCCCAGTTTTCCTTTGCTTTGTTGTTGGTTCCGTTGTAATCGTTGTAATCCTtgccggttgatggctttgttaattcaaagtcgggcTCTTCGAGCCTTCCGTTTAAAAAACGTTGAGACTCGAAAGCGCAAACATAAGACGGAAGTGCAGATAAGTAGATGGCCAAACTTGCTGCAAAAGTCCAACTCTCTCGTTTTGCACCCTATAAGTAGCATGCATCACCTGTTACCTCTCCCACATCCAACCCACACTGCTAGAGCTAGCACACACTGCACGTCCATCGACATGTCTTCGAAAAACGCCGCTGTCTTCCTCCTCGGCCTGCTTCTCTCGTGCGCCACCATGAGCGGCGCAGCGAGAATCTTGGAGGAGGAGACCGCTCCATCCAAGGACGAAGAGCACAAGCCCGAGCTGCCAGCGTTGCCCAAGGTTGAGCTGCCGCCATCCCCGGAGGTGCACTTGCCACCTAAGCCCGAGCTGCCGAAGGTTGAGCTGCCGCCGTTCCCGGAGGTGCACCTGCCACCCAAGCCCGAGCTGCCAACATTCCCGGCGGTGCACCTTCCAGCTAAGCCCGAGCTTCCCAAGCTGGAACTCCCAACCTTCCCGGAGGTGCACCTGCCACCCAAGCCTGAGTTGCCCAAAGTGGAACTGCCGCCAAAGCCAGAGTTGCCCACCATTCCCGAGTTCCACTTCCCAGAGCCGGAGGCTAAACCATGAGGAATGGAGAACTGTCTTCTCAGTATTGTTGTCTTGCGTCTTCTGATTGCTCGTGCATGTACCTGTTGTTGTGTCGCTTCGCTGATGTGTTCGTTTAGTCGTGGTATTTGCCTAGTCTTGTGAGTGACGTGCTTATATATTTGGTATATATACGAGAACTGTTTCGCTCTCACTATTATCATTCTTGTTTGTAAGAATATTTTGAAAATATGCATGCTACCCTCACTGTATAATTGTAATTTTCTCCATCCCAGTAGCATagatgcacattttttccaacttACTGCTGTCCTTGCTCTGACATGTGATAATTACAGTCCAAAAAACGTACAACGCTCTTAATGCTGTGGCGGGAGGACAATATATGTGGATTGCATGGCCCTTTATAAACTCACTTGTGACGGGAAACACAAGTCAACAACTGCACATAGGGGGGAATAAGAATTGTACTAGCCAACACAACTAAAAATCCGAACACAA
This region of Lolium perenne isolate Kyuss_39 chromosome 2, Kyuss_2.0, whole genome shotgun sequence genomic DNA includes:
- the LOC127332742 gene encoding uncharacterized protein, whose product is MALKNSAFFLLGLLLYCVAMSGAARILEETAPTKGEEHKPELPPLPKVELPPFPEVHLPPKPELPKMELPSFPEVHLPPKPEFPKVELPPKPELPKVELPTFPEVHLPPKPEMPKVELPPKPELPTIPEFHFPEPEAKP
- the LOC139830111 gene encoding uncharacterized protein isoform X2, with the translated sequence MALKNSAFFLLGLLLYCVTMSGAARILEETAPTKGEEHKPELPPLPKVELPPFPEVHLPPKPELPKVELPPFPEVHLPPKPELPKVELPTFPEVHLPPKTEMPKVELPPKPELPKVELPKVELPPKPELPTIPEFHFPEPEAKP
- the LOC139830111 gene encoding uncharacterized protein isoform X1; translation: MALKNSAFFLLGLLLYCVTMSGAARILEETAPTKGEEHKPELPPLPKVELPPFPEVHLPPKPELPKVELPPFPEVHLPPKPELPKVELPTFPEVHLPPKTEMPKVELPPKPELPKVELPTFPEVHLPPKPEMPKVELPPKPELPTIPEFHFPEPEAKP
- the LOC139830110 gene encoding uncharacterized protein; the encoded protein is MSSKNAAVFLLGLLLSCATMSGAARILEEETAPSKDEEHKPELPALPKVELPPSPEVHLPPKPELPKVELPPFPEVHLPPKPELPTFPAVHLPAKPELPKLELPTFPEVHLPPKPELPKVELPPKPELPTIPEFHFPEPEAKP